ATTTTTTACACGAAGATTTGGACGGTAATAATTTTCGAGATAGTCTCGAATCGCATAGTCATTGGCAACAGTATAGCCAGCAACGTACTCATAGGCATCTTCTTTTTTTACATTTTTAGCTGTTTTACCGATAATAACTCCAAGTTCACATTCATAGTGCATATTCGTTGCTTCTTCAGGCCGTTTGGTAGAAGCATTGTGCCCAATAAAGGTGTTAGGCCCTTTTAAAAAAACTAATGGTTCTTTTGGTGCGCTGAAAGATAACTCTTTGGCATGGTCGGCGTAATTTAATCCTAAGGCAAAAACGGTTTGAGGTTGAACGGGCGGTAACCACTCCACTTCTTCCTCTGAAAACAAGCGGCCGTCGGTTAGTCTTACTTTCCCTTTATGTTCATATGCTTCGTGAATGGCGCCGCCAACTGCTACGCGTGCTCGTTTCATTATAATTCCTCCTTTTTATCTTATAAATATCTCTTTCGTTAAATGAATGTATGAAAGATATTATTCTGTCACTACGCTGTTTTCTAGCTTTCCAATCCCTTCAATTTCCACTCTAACCTGGTCGCCTTCTTTAAGGAGTGGGGGATTTTCCGGTGTTCCGACTAAGAGAACATCTCCTTTGAATAAAGTCATAAATTCGGTAACATCTTCAATAAGCGTACCAATATTTCGAACAAGGTTTTCTGTTGAGTTTGTTTGTTTCAATTCATTATTAACATATACTTTCACTTCCAGATTATCTGCATTGGAAAGTTGATCTGATTCGACAACCCACGGACCAATTGGGCAAAAGCCATCCCTTGC
This DNA window, taken from Alteribacillus bidgolensis, encodes the following:
- a CDS encoding fumarylacetoacetate hydrolase family protein, which codes for MKRARVAVGGAIHEAYEHKGKVRLTDGRLFSEEEVEWLPPVQPQTVFALGLNYADHAKELSFSAPKEPLVFLKGPNTFIGHNASTKRPEEATNMHYECELGVIIGKTAKNVKKEDAYEYVAGYTVANDYAIRDYLENYYRPNLRVKNRDTCTPIGPWFVDRNDIKDPMNLSLKTIVNGKVTQQGTTKDMIFSIPDLIEYLSHFMTLNPNDVILTGTPEGLEKVNAGDEVVTEIEGIGALKNYIISDKQFQNS